In Thermobaculum terrenum ATCC BAA-798, one genomic interval encodes:
- a CDS encoding class I SAM-dependent methyltransferase, producing the protein MSTTKSYSDPFAEWLLCRRYGNDLDEFVKIESSPNQVREQVLANAFIAPGDTVLDIGTGTGLLAFGALERVGKQGIVIFNDTSKALLDYCRQKATQEQVIDRCRFIQASATKLTEIESDSIDAVVIRAVLIFVTNRVNVFEEIHRVLKPGARLSLFEPVSRLGFMEGRQPFDEYEVGNVSHLVSKVRAAYDQLSNPLVQVLEIDERELISHALAVGFEEIYADLHVSISQARPISWDTYIRRAQNPKVPSILEAMQVALTESEIQQLTAHFLPLVESGQGKIRGGGIYLTAIK; encoded by the coding sequence ATGTCAACGACAAAATCTTATTCTGATCCTTTTGCAGAGTGGTTACTTTGCAGAAGATATGGTAACGACCTTGATGAATTCGTCAAGATTGAGAGTTCACCTAATCAAGTACGAGAGCAAGTGCTTGCCAATGCCTTTATTGCCCCTGGAGATACCGTCTTAGACATAGGTACTGGCACCGGCCTTCTAGCCTTCGGAGCTCTTGAAAGAGTTGGCAAACAGGGGATAGTAATCTTTAATGACACTTCAAAAGCGTTATTAGACTATTGTAGACAAAAGGCGACTCAAGAACAGGTAATCGATAGATGCCGTTTCATACAAGCCTCGGCAACAAAACTGACCGAGATAGAGAGCGACTCTATAGATGCAGTTGTGATCCGAGCTGTATTGATCTTTGTCACCAATAGAGTGAATGTATTTGAGGAAATTCACAGGGTACTTAAGCCAGGGGCACGTTTATCTTTGTTCGAGCCGGTAAGTCGTCTAGGATTCATGGAAGGAAGGCAGCCCTTCGATGAGTATGAGGTAGGAAATGTAAGTCACTTGGTAAGTAAGGTAAGGGCTGCTTACGATCAGCTAAGCAACCCACTTGTGCAGGTCTTAGAGATCGATGAGCGCGAGCTGATCTCTCACGCTCTTGCAGTCGGCTTTGAAGAGATCTATGCCGACCTGCATGTGAGCATATCACAGGCTAGACCGATTAGTTGGGATACCTATATAAGACGTGCACAGAATCCGAAGGTCCCCAGTATACTAGAGGCTATGCAGGTTGCCCTGACCGAATCTGAGATTCAACAGCTTACAGCTCACTTTTTGCCCTTAGTCGAGAGTGGGCAAGGAAAGATACGTGGTGGAGGTATTTACCTCACCGCTATCAAGTGA
- a CDS encoding MvdC/MvdD family ATP grasp protein, whose translation MSLSALVMLLTQSADAAMHWVASELDALGVDHFVYDLSAFPLESKIDCHITSSRTWSVLLTYAGRQIDLGTVTGIWNGHVSDFNFGDKLHKDVIRYAKAECAECVGGILRSIEPIVWMNHPDAGLRASYKPYQLHIASSVGLTIPATIISNNPYELKEFYRHFGGQVVCKSFHIDSNPRPGVMLRAPYTTLVSKEDLQNLDSCVPCSTMFQEYVPQLYADLWNRDTLSWG comes from the coding sequence ATGAGCCTCTCTGCTCTCGTAATGCTGTTGACACAGTCTGCAGACGCAGCTATGCATTGGGTGGCATCTGAGCTCGATGCCCTCGGTGTTGATCACTTTGTTTATGACTTATCTGCCTTTCCCCTGGAAAGCAAGATAGACTGCCACATTACTTCTAGCAGGACATGGAGTGTCCTGCTAACATACGCAGGCAGGCAAATAGACTTAGGTACGGTCACAGGTATTTGGAATGGTCATGTAAGTGACTTCAACTTCGGAGACAAGCTTCACAAAGATGTCATACGATACGCAAAGGCTGAATGTGCAGAATGCGTGGGAGGAATACTCAGGTCTATAGAGCCTATCGTATGGATGAATCACCCAGATGCTGGACTAAGAGCTAGCTATAAGCCTTATCAACTTCATATTGCCTCTTCAGTAGGCCTAACTATACCGGCGACTATAATATCGAACAACCCTTATGAGCTCAAAGAGTTTTATCGGCATTTCGGTGGACAGGTAGTATGTAAGAGCTTTCATATTGATTCGAACCCTCGCCCTGGTGTGATGCTCAGGGCACCTTACACTACTCTAGTCAGCAAGGAGGATCTGCAAAATCTCGACTCTTGCGTGCCATGCAGCACCATGTTTCAAGAATATGTGCCACAGCTATATGCAGATTTATGGAATCGAGATACACTCTCCTGGGGATAA
- a CDS encoding aminoglycoside phosphotransferase family protein translates to MSLVPDSLVRVMQDLHGDAGRQWVESLPAILWELSSRWGVEVGAPFPELSYNFVCEAVLPDGQPAVIKLGHPRDEAFWHEAEALRAFDGRGVVRLLAEARDLTAMLIERALPGASLLSLGDDEAMTEVAARLLRDLHVPPPDAHRFPTLADWGQGMRRLRERYGGSSGPFPPRLLEAAEACWRELLASQVRPMLLHGDCHHYNILSTEGGWVIIDPKGVVGDPAYEVAPFMLNPADVARSPRRVFERRLDIICDLTDLDRQRIVRWTVAHSILSAWWGVEDHGEPWTDALAVGEIFCSML, encoded by the coding sequence ATGTCCTTGGTGCCGGATAGCCTTGTGAGGGTCATGCAGGACCTGCACGGCGACGCGGGCAGGCAGTGGGTCGAGAGCTTGCCGGCGATCCTGTGGGAGCTGTCGAGTCGCTGGGGGGTGGAGGTTGGCGCTCCCTTCCCCGAGCTATCGTATAACTTCGTCTGCGAGGCCGTGCTGCCCGATGGACAGCCCGCGGTGATAAAGCTGGGGCACCCACGCGACGAGGCCTTCTGGCACGAAGCCGAGGCGCTGCGGGCCTTCGACGGCCGGGGGGTGGTGCGGCTGCTGGCGGAGGCCAGGGATCTGACGGCGATGCTGATCGAGAGGGCGCTTCCCGGAGCAAGCCTGCTCAGCCTGGGGGATGACGAGGCCATGACCGAGGTAGCCGCCCGGCTCCTGCGGGACCTGCATGTGCCTCCTCCGGATGCCCACCGCTTCCCCACCCTTGCCGATTGGGGGCAGGGCATGCGCAGGCTGAGGGAGCGCTACGGAGGGTCCAGCGGGCCCTTCCCTCCCCGGCTCTTGGAGGCAGCGGAGGCTTGTTGGCGGGAGCTGCTCGCGTCACAAGTAAGGCCGATGCTGCTCCATGGCGATTGCCATCACTACAACATCCTGTCCACGGAGGGGGGCTGGGTGATCATAGATCCCAAGGGGGTGGTGGGCGATCCCGCGTACGAGGTGGCGCCCTTCATGCTCAACCCCGCAGACGTGGCGCGCAGCCCCAGGAGGGTGTTCGAGCGCAGGCTGGATATCATCTGCGACCTGACGGATCTGGACAGGCAGAGGATCGTCCGCTGGACGGTGGCCCACAGCATCCTCTCGGCGTGGTGGGGGGTGGAGGACCACGGCGAACCCTGGACGGATGCGCTGGCAGTGGGCGAGATCTTCTGCTCGATGCTCTAG
- a CDS encoding glycosyltransferase family 2 protein has translation MTIAEFIFAVNAFVLCYFLALNGTYLVLYLISFVEIVDYSRREIFSGLSELFTSAYAPPVSLIVPAYNEEATIADSVRSFLALHYPQHQVVVVNDGSRDATLEVLKREFDLWESDQPIRLRLRTAPIRAVYASSRFPNLLVIDKENGGKADSLNAGICAASYPLVCCIDADIILEEDALLRVARPMIESSKVVAVGGIVRVANGCKIEAGRVTEVRAPREWLPSFQVVEYLRAFLAARTAWSRLNCLLIISGAFGMFRREDVIAVGGYETSTVGEDMEVVTRMHRLLRERHRDYHIAFVPDPVAWTEVPATLRVLRRQRDRWHRGLIDTLLRHRQMLLNPTYGLVGMLAMPYYFLFEMLGPVVELLGYMALVLGLVLGVVNAPFALAFFGAAVGLGVLMSTAAVLLEEFRFRRYAGWRDLGKLILCGVLENFGYRQLTTWWRAWAIVSYLRKDTSWGAMERRGFSTAQKR, from the coding sequence ATGACCATCGCCGAGTTCATCTTCGCGGTCAACGCCTTCGTGCTCTGCTACTTCCTGGCGCTCAACGGCACCTACCTGGTGCTCTACCTGATCTCGTTTGTGGAGATCGTCGACTACTCCCGCCGGGAGATATTTAGCGGCCTGTCCGAGCTGTTCACCTCGGCCTATGCCCCGCCCGTGTCGCTCATCGTGCCCGCGTACAACGAGGAGGCCACCATCGCCGACAGCGTGCGGTCCTTCCTGGCCCTCCACTACCCCCAGCACCAGGTGGTGGTCGTCAACGACGGCTCGCGCGACGCCACGCTGGAGGTGCTCAAGCGGGAGTTCGACCTCTGGGAGTCAGACCAGCCGATCAGGCTCAGGCTGAGGACGGCGCCCATCAGGGCGGTGTACGCCTCCTCACGCTTCCCCAACCTGCTGGTGATAGACAAGGAGAACGGAGGCAAGGCGGACTCGCTCAACGCCGGCATCTGCGCCGCCAGCTACCCCCTGGTGTGCTGCATCGACGCGGACATCATCCTGGAGGAGGACGCCCTGCTGAGGGTGGCTCGCCCGATGATCGAGTCCAGCAAGGTGGTGGCAGTGGGGGGCATAGTCCGGGTAGCCAACGGCTGCAAGATCGAGGCCGGGAGGGTGACGGAGGTGAGGGCTCCCCGGGAGTGGTTGCCGAGCTTCCAGGTGGTGGAGTACCTGCGGGCCTTCCTGGCCGCTCGGACCGCATGGAGCCGCCTCAACTGCCTGCTGATCATATCGGGCGCGTTCGGCATGTTCCGGCGAGAGGACGTCATCGCCGTCGGGGGCTACGAGACCTCCACCGTGGGGGAGGACATGGAGGTGGTCACCCGCATGCACAGGCTGCTGCGCGAGCGCCACCGGGACTACCACATCGCCTTCGTGCCCGACCCCGTGGCCTGGACGGAGGTGCCTGCCACCCTGCGGGTGCTCCGCCGCCAGCGCGATCGCTGGCACCGAGGGCTGATCGACACCCTCCTGCGGCACAGGCAGATGCTGCTCAACCCCACCTATGGCCTCGTGGGGATGCTGGCCATGCCCTACTACTTCCTGTTCGAGATGCTGGGGCCCGTGGTGGAGCTGCTCGGGTACATGGCCCTCGTGCTGGGGCTCGTCCTGGGGGTGGTGAACGCGCCGTTCGCCCTGGCCTTCTTCGGGGCCGCGGTGGGGCTGGGGGTGCTCATGTCCACGGCCGCCGTGCTGCTGGAGGAGTTCAGGTTCAGGCGCTACGCCGGCTGGCGAGACCTGGGCAAGCTGATCCTGTGCGGGGTGCTCGAGAACTTCGGCTACCGGCAGCTCACCACCTGGTGGAGGGCTTGGGCCATAGTCTCCTACCTGCGCAAGGACACCTCCTGGGGCGCGATGGAGCGTAGGGGCTTCTCCACGGCCCAGAAGCGTTGA
- a CDS encoding HEAT repeat domain-containing protein — protein MKVIVTILLLMLVLNVCVLLLTLGFRAARQLYSLWQGRVRSRCEEAVADYLRGDEVPPALRAHRPWERDVLSSVLIHHMMMLRGSDRERLRRLAEHLGLQGHYLRELRSRRRWRRARAAENLGYFGDSSTVARVRPLLGDPDETVRAVAARALARLGGEEAAEDLARALADPSELTSLRVAENLQRLGHVAVPYLVSALGSGSRRAQVLAARILGELRAEEGRGALRHAATFGQDENVRAQAVLALGKIGHPDDLELIVRCARDRDWPVRAQAANALRMIGDTSTIPLLREMLRDPEWWVRLNASRALAAMGPMGERALADALWDDDRYARDRAAATLESEGVLRRLVVRARSSTEARGLLERIVEGLRATGNTGYLRRLLEEGEGADGMARLRERLAGSSSGRLRVEEER, from the coding sequence ATGAAGGTCATCGTCACTATCCTCCTGCTCATGCTGGTCCTCAACGTGTGCGTGCTGCTGCTCACCCTGGGCTTCAGGGCAGCAAGGCAACTGTACTCGCTCTGGCAGGGGCGAGTCCGGAGCCGCTGCGAGGAGGCGGTCGCGGACTACCTGCGCGGGGACGAGGTGCCTCCAGCGCTCCGGGCCCACAGGCCTTGGGAGAGGGACGTGTTGTCGAGCGTCCTGATCCACCATATGATGATGCTGCGCGGCAGCGACCGGGAGCGCCTGCGGCGGCTAGCGGAGCACCTGGGGTTGCAAGGCCACTACCTCCGTGAGCTGAGGTCGCGGCGCCGGTGGAGGCGGGCGAGGGCCGCGGAGAACCTGGGGTACTTCGGCGACAGCTCCACGGTCGCCAGGGTGCGGCCGCTCCTGGGAGATCCAGACGAGACGGTCAGGGCGGTGGCGGCGAGGGCGCTGGCGCGCCTGGGAGGGGAGGAGGCAGCCGAGGACTTGGCCAGGGCGCTGGCCGACCCTTCAGAGCTCACCAGCCTCCGCGTGGCGGAGAACCTGCAGAGGCTGGGCCATGTGGCCGTCCCCTACCTGGTGAGCGCGCTGGGCAGCGGCAGCAGGCGGGCGCAGGTGCTGGCGGCCAGGATACTGGGGGAGCTCCGGGCCGAGGAGGGACGGGGCGCCCTGCGGCACGCGGCCACCTTCGGGCAGGACGAGAACGTGAGGGCGCAGGCGGTGTTGGCGCTGGGCAAGATCGGCCACCCAGACGACCTGGAGCTGATCGTGCGCTGCGCCCGCGATCGCGACTGGCCCGTGCGGGCCCAGGCCGCCAACGCCCTGAGGATGATCGGCGACACCTCCACCATCCCCCTCCTGAGGGAGATGCTGCGAGACCCCGAGTGGTGGGTGCGCCTCAACGCGAGCCGCGCGCTGGCGGCTATGGGCCCCATGGGCGAGCGGGCGCTGGCGGACGCCCTGTGGGACGATGACCGCTACGCCCGCGACAGGGCCGCGGCCACCCTGGAGTCGGAGGGCGTGCTCCGGAGGCTCGTGGTGAGGGCGAGGTCCTCTACGGAGGCCCGAGGCCTGCTGGAGAGGATCGTGGAGGGGCTGAGGGCGACGGGCAACACAGGGTACCTGCGCCGGCTGCTGGAGGAGGGCGAAGGCGCCGACGGGATGGCGCGCCTCCGAGAGCGCCTGGCGGGCAGCTCGAGCGGCAGGCTGCGCGTGGAGGAGGAGAGATGA
- a CDS encoding response regulator transcription factor, which translates to MLVAMENAGRVLVVDDDRVTRRIVSVKLSGLGYTVDEASDGQEALEMIASGELPTLVIVDQSMPRLTGLELVRAIRSHQDERVAALPIIMLTSHQSEEAIVRGLEAGVDDYVIKPFSPNELAARVRTVLWRCQRAAGRREPLA; encoded by the coding sequence GTGTTGGTAGCCATGGAGAACGCCGGCAGAGTGCTCGTAGTGGACGACGACAGGGTCACCCGACGCATAGTCAGCGTCAAGCTGTCCGGGCTGGGGTACACCGTGGATGAGGCCTCCGATGGCCAGGAGGCGCTGGAGATGATAGCCAGCGGGGAGCTGCCGACGCTGGTGATAGTGGATCAGTCCATGCCCCGCCTGACAGGCCTGGAGCTCGTGCGCGCGATTCGCAGCCACCAGGACGAGCGCGTGGCCGCCCTGCCCATCATCATGCTCACCTCCCATCAGTCCGAGGAGGCTATCGTGCGGGGGCTTGAGGCAGGCGTGGATGACTACGTCATCAAGCCTTTCAGCCCCAACGAGCTGGCCGCGCGGGTGCGGACGGTGCTCTGGAGGTGCCAGCGCGCCGCCGGTAGACGGGAGCCTCTGGCCTGA
- a CDS encoding GGDEF domain-containing response regulator: protein MKVLIAEDDNLSRKLIELAVRRAGYEPMIARDGAEALALYLQHRPDVVLSDWLMPGMSGLELCRRIRQEQGDSYTYFMFLTSLSDREHLLHGIEAGADDYLRKPLDEVELRARLIAAHRITSLHQQLKELNDQLFQQARIDSLTGTYNRLRLQEDLASMDNRAARYGHTYALALFDIDHFKRYNDTYGHGAGDRMLCTVARTILSCCRASDSVYRYGGEEFLVLLPEQRCTTAVKVADRVRASVQGLGIPHEGRPDDPKVVTVSAGVADLDSARDRSAQTVLQLADEALYRAKHAGRNTVVGC, encoded by the coding sequence ATGAAGGTGCTGATAGCTGAGGACGACAACCTGTCCAGGAAGCTGATAGAGCTGGCCGTGCGCCGGGCAGGGTACGAGCCGATGATCGCCCGAGATGGCGCCGAGGCGCTCGCGCTGTACCTGCAGCACAGGCCCGACGTGGTGCTCAGCGACTGGCTGATGCCGGGGATGAGCGGGCTGGAGCTCTGCCGGCGCATCCGGCAGGAGCAGGGGGACTCCTACACCTACTTCATGTTCCTGACCAGCCTGAGCGACCGCGAGCACCTCCTGCACGGCATAGAGGCGGGGGCCGATGACTACCTGCGCAAGCCGCTCGACGAGGTGGAGCTGCGCGCCCGCCTCATAGCGGCTCACCGGATAACCTCGCTGCACCAGCAGCTCAAGGAGCTGAACGACCAGCTGTTCCAGCAGGCTCGCATAGACTCGCTGACCGGCACCTACAACAGGCTCCGGCTGCAGGAGGACCTGGCATCCATGGACAACAGGGCGGCACGCTACGGCCACACCTACGCCCTGGCGCTGTTCGACATCGATCACTTCAAGCGCTACAACGATACCTACGGCCACGGCGCAGGCGACAGGATGCTCTGCACCGTGGCCCGCACTATACTCAGCTGCTGCCGCGCGTCCGACAGCGTGTACAGGTACGGGGGTGAGGAGTTCCTGGTGCTGCTGCCCGAGCAGAGGTGCACCACGGCCGTGAAGGTGGCAGACAGGGTGAGGGCCTCGGTCCAGGGGCTGGGCATACCTCACGAGGGCCGGCCGGACGACCCCAAGGTGGTCACCGTGAGCGCCGGCGTCGCGGACCTGGATAGTGCTCGGGACCGCTCCGCCCAGACGGTACTGCAGCTGGCCGACGAGGCCCTCTACAGAGCCAAGCACGCGGGCAGGAACACCGTGGTGGGGTGTTGA
- a CDS encoding Hpt domain-containing protein produces MREESVLSRQALEAIREMAGSEEVFGELIEMFITDSQERLATIERALVEQDAEALGSAAHALKGSCANFGAAHLEELCRQLQEMGYGGDLEGARALLPQVRLELERLHAALARELGSRDA; encoded by the coding sequence ATGAGAGAGGAATCCGTGCTGAGCCGACAGGCGCTGGAGGCCATCCGGGAGATGGCCGGCAGCGAGGAGGTCTTCGGAGAGCTGATCGAGATGTTCATCACCGATTCCCAGGAGAGGCTGGCGACCATCGAGCGCGCCCTCGTGGAGCAGGACGCCGAGGCCTTAGGGAGCGCGGCCCACGCCCTCAAGGGCAGCTGCGCCAACTTCGGCGCCGCGCACCTGGAGGAGCTCTGCCGCCAGCTGCAGGAGATGGGCTACGGTGGGGACCTGGAGGGCGCGAGGGCACTGCTGCCCCAGGTGCGGCTGGAGCTCGAGAGGCTGCACGCAGCCCTGGCGCGGGAGCTAGGGAGTCGTGATGCATGA